The genomic segment CCCCACAATTCCCGCCTGGCACGCACCCCATTTGGCAACGTCCCAATGCGGGGTACTTCAAAGGCAACGTCAACGTCAACGTCAAAATCAAAAACTTGAACGAAAAAAATCCCGCTCGCCGAATTTCTTCATTGCGCAAGCGGGATTGGAGAAGACCTTGTTTATGCTTCTGTCAGTGCCGGGTAGTCGGTATAACCGTGCTCGCCGACGCCGCCATACAACGGTGCATCGCTGAACGGGACATTGAGCGGCAGGTTGTGCTGCAAGCGATGCACCAGGTCCGGGTTGGTGATGAAGGCGCGGCCGAATGCGACCAGGTCGCCGTGACCGCTGGCGATGGCTTCGCGAGCCATCATGCGGTCGTAGCCGTTGTTGACCAGCCAGGCGCCGTCGAAGCGCTGGTGCAGGGCTTCGTAATCGAACGGAGCGTTATCGCGAGGGCCGCCTGTATGGCCTTCCACCACGTGCAGGTAGGCCAGGCCGAGCTTGTTGAGCTGTTCCACCACGTAGTTGAACAGTGGTTGCGGCTGGCTTTCGCTGGAATCGTTGACTGGCGATACCGGCGACAGGCGTACCCCGACGCGGCCGCCGCCGATTTCGGCAGTGGCCGCGGCAACTACTTCCAGCAACAGGCGGGCGCGGTTTTCAATGCTGCCGCCGTAGTTGTCGGTGCGGTGGTTGGAACCGTCGCGCAGGAAGCTGTCAAGCAGGTAGCCGTGGGCGCCGTGGATTTCGATGCCGTCGAAGCCTGCTTCCAGTGCGCGTCTTGCGGTCTGGCGGAAATCGTCCACCACGCCAGGGATTTCCGCCAGGGTCAATTCGCGCGGCACCGATGTATCGACAAAACCTTCGCCGACCACAAAGGTCTTGGCGTCTGCGCGGATCGCCGATGGCGCTACCGGCGCTTTGCCGTCCGGCTGGAACGATACATGCGACATGCGTCCGGTGTGCCAGATCTGCACTACGATGCGGCCGCCTTTTTCATGCACGGCATCGGTAATTTTTTTCCAGGCAGCGACTTGTTCCGGCGTATGCAGGCCAGGGGTGTTGGCATAGCCTTGGGCTTGTGCCGATACTTGGGTTGCTTCTGTGACGATCAGGCCGGCGCCTGCGCGCTGGGCGTAATATTTCAAGTTGAGTTCGTTCGGCACATTGCCTTCGCCGGCGCGGTTGCGCGTCAATGGCGCCATGACGATGCGGTTGGCTACTTCGATGTCGCCGATGCGTGCAGGCTGGAACAGGCTTTCTTCGGTACGGGCTTCTTTGATGTGACTCATGTTGCTTCCTTCTTGAGTAAAACGCGCACAGGCGCTGGTTGATTTGGGTTGCGACTACAAACAGATTTCACAAAATCTTCAAATGACCGGTCGTCTCAAATGTGTTTTAAAAAAATCCAAATAAATTTCCCTACCCGCACTTTCTACATGATGTCGATTGCGCGGGGAGGAGATACGTATTGCAGCAAGATTATTGCGGCAAGAAAAAATGATCGAACATCAAATTGACGCAAGCGCGCACCGGCGCAGTTGAGCGCTCAATTTTCATGCGAAGCAAAGCGCCTTCCCATGCATTCCAGAAAAAATCGGCAAGTTGTTCGGCGCTCAGGTCGGTACGCACTGAACCATCGGCCTGGGCCCTGCGCAGATAGCTGACAAAGCGCTTGCGCCAGCCGCTCACCACTTCTTGCAACGTGACACGGCAAAGCTCGCTGGACTCAGACATTTCAGCGGCAAAATTGCCCAACAGGCAGCCGGCTTTTACTTCGCACTGTTCGTGATAGCTGATGATGCGTTCATAGGTGTAGCGCAGGGCGGCCAGCGGCTGTTCCGGGCCTTCGGCGAAGTACATCGACCATTTTTCGGCAAAGCCGTCGGCATAGTGCGAGATGACTTCGCCGCCGAAATCTTCCTT from the Collimonas arenae genome contains:
- a CDS encoding alkene reductase — encoded protein: MSHIKEARTEESLFQPARIGDIEVANRIVMAPLTRNRAGEGNVPNELNLKYYAQRAGAGLIVTEATQVSAQAQGYANTPGLHTPEQVAAWKKITDAVHEKGGRIVVQIWHTGRMSHVSFQPDGKAPVAPSAIRADAKTFVVGEGFVDTSVPRELTLAEIPGVVDDFRQTARRALEAGFDGIEIHGAHGYLLDSFLRDGSNHRTDNYGGSIENRARLLLEVVAAATAEIGGGRVGVRLSPVSPVNDSSESQPQPLFNYVVEQLNKLGLAYLHVVEGHTGGPRDNAPFDYEALHQRFDGAWLVNNGYDRMMAREAIASGHGDLVAFGRAFITNPDLVHRLQHNLPLNVPFSDAPLYGGVGEHGYTDYPALTEA
- a CDS encoding TetR/AcrR family transcriptional regulator gives rise to the protein MDKIHTINDTRATLLEIGLQLFAEQGYNGTGIKEIVDAAGVPKGSFYNYFKSKEDFGGEVISHYADGFAEKWSMYFAEGPEQPLAALRYTYERIISYHEQCEVKAGCLLGNFAAEMSESSELCRVTLQEVVSGWRKRFVSYLRRAQADGSVRTDLSAEQLADFFWNAWEGALLRMKIERSTAPVRACVNLMFDHFFLPQ